One genomic window of Bactrocera dorsalis isolate Fly_Bdor chromosome 4, ASM2337382v1, whole genome shotgun sequence includes the following:
- the LOC105231978 gene encoding exportin-5 isoform X1 — MCVVCRYTRLEISWRIRETKMTQRGNVAALGEELAQAVELIMRPDTAQQSRMEAYMACERFKEESPLCAQVGLYLASGQQFGQNVKHFGLQLMEYTIKFKWNSISHEEKLFIKENAMKLLHYGVGPAEDVSLAHLKDAVSRIIVEMIKREWPQQWTTLLSELSDACNKGEPQTELVLLVFLRLVEDVALLQTIESNQRRKDMYQALTNNMNDIFEFFQRLIELHVTKFREATAVGNFQKANAHGRVVEVVLLTLTGFVEWVSMNHITSNNCKLLQILCILLNDKAFQCNAAECLSQITNRKGQVKERKPLLMLFGEEPMRYIFTASQMLPDAANATALEQNHNFLKKLLNMLSGLGQQMVILWGKEDGNIQRPPNFEIFLECLLLLSSHHSLTVAHGATLIWNVLLKHDAISKDATVVPYIPKLIAVIGPRIIKTLYPSSRTLPTTVSTAAYICLEYDSEEEFAVFYYRCRTDFLEVFRQATLIQPIVTFTYCEQWLNARLSKAHTERNNVNCSVQDPVYMEWEALVCVIDGVLSRILLVSERPSVQSGLRLLEECLKVETSNPLILSILLSCISALFVFLSMSSCQITSNNCVAMSGVSLLPRVLERIFQALVFRDSTEPNIDTTRAQATKNLRRHAASLMVKLGHKYPLLLLPVFDQIDSHVRVLLEDPRQAINKMERTTLQEALLLISNHFCDYERQTVFVANIMKDTLPHWPTFAEVFKSPYTFIQFVGLDKPAVTPIQSDPLSLNRGHMLDALNVVLAVIKRCTWPDDPDRASRGGFVVGFTELGNPICRNPATPHVIPLLPHILALMRVLNELYRPQAMALLSEDFRNVYTMLEHEKKMLLGVCTPPADPLDPTVKKMTSTVDRIQQFMALLYESCYHMMGSAGPSLGRDLYQLQGIADALINSVFASLEDVPDYRLRPIVRVFFKPFVYSCPPAFYDSVLVPIFAHLAPFMCYHLMQRWTYISSLYESGQLNEESNDTQEVLEDMLNRSLTREYLDVLKIALVGAGTDGVHAAAHITDVAMEPEEHSMDGTTQSRAAQSALLSDIISDLGAKLLRNDATSNYILMTLMAALSWQDGACSMKAVNVIAPVMRFLATSEIQLMDQNKATTAFQAVLQGLQVHGMHDANQAGLITLGVQFYELLRPKFPILSELLRNIPNVNAADIQKFDEKVSVAPLKGNKVDKAKKDLFKKMTARLVGRSVNQMFSRQIEILNLPPMQTRAPKPNTDIVDITQNSGITQLFRTEK; from the exons atgtgtgtggtgtgCCGATATACGAGACTTGAAATATCT TGGCGGATACGAGAGACTAAAATGACACAACGTGGAAATGTAGCTGCCCTTGGGGAAGAGCTTGCCCAGGCCGTGGAGTTAATAATGCGCCCAGATACAGCTCAGCAGTCACGTATGGAAGCATACATGGCTTGTGAAAGGTTTAAAGAGGAATCGCCTTTATGTGCTCAAGTTGGTCTTTATTTAGCCAGCGGACAACAATTTGGTCAAAATGTGAAACACTTTGGTCTACAATTAATGGAATACACTATTAAATTTAAGTGGAATAGCATTTCGCATGAAGAAAAACTCTTCATAAAGGAGAACGCTATGAAACTTTTACACTATGGCGTAGGCCCAGCGGAAGATGTGAGTTTAGCGCATTTGAAAGATGCGGTATCACGTATTATTGTGGAAATGATAAAACGTGAATGGCCACAGCAATGGACAACACTACTATCTGAATTATCCGACGCTTGCAATAAAGGTGAACCTCAAACTGAACTAGTGcttttggtttttcttcgtcTGGTAGAAGATGTTGCATTACTTCAGACAATTGAATCAAACCAACGGCGTAAGGATATGTATCAGGCGTTAACTAACAATATGAACGACATATTCGAATTTTTCCAACGACTTATAGAATTGCATGTTACGAAATTCCGCGAAGCTACTGCCGTAGGCAACTTTCAAAAAGCGAATGCTCATGGACGAGTTGTGGAAGTGGTATTACTCACACTAACTGGATTCGTGGAATGGGTTTCGATGAACCATATAACTTCAAATAATTGTAAACTACTGCAAATTCTTTGCATTTTGTTAAACGATAAAGCATTCCAATGTAACGCAGCCGAATGCCTCTCACAAATCACTAATCGCAAAGGTCAGGTGAAAGAACGAAAACCGCTGCTGATGTTGTTCGGCGAAGAACCAATGCGTTACATTTTTACGGCCAGTCAAATGCTTCCAGACGCTGCCAACGCTACCGCTTTGGAGCAAAAccacaactttttaaaaaaacttcTAAACATGCTAAGCGGTTTAGGCCAACAAATGGTTATTCTTTGGGGTAAGGAAGATGGCAACATACAGCGACCACcaaactttgaaatatttctcgAATGTTTACTATTACTTTCAAGCCATCATTCCCTTACCGTTGCGCATGGTGCCACACTTATTTGGAATGTGCTGTTAAAACACGATGCCATTTCCAAAGATGCTACCGTGGTTCCATACATTCCAAAATTGATAGCCGTTATTGGTCCGCGTATTATCAAAACTTTATACCCCAGCTCACGAACTCTACCCACTACAGTTTCGACAGCAGCATACATTTGCTTAGAATATGATAGCGAAGAAGAATTTGCCGTTTTCTACTACCGCTGCCGCACCGACTTTCTGGAGGTTTTTCGTCAAGCAACGCTTATTCAGCCTATCGTCACATTTACATATTGTGAGCAGTGGCTCAATGCACGTTTGTCCAAAGCACATACTGAACGAAACAACGTAAATTGTTCTGTTCAAGACCCTGTCTACATGGAATGGGAGGCGCTGGTATGTGTTATTGATGGTGTTCTTAGTCGTATTCTGCTGGTGTCGGAGCGGCCATCAGTACAATCGGGTTTGCGTTTACTGGAGGAATGTTTGAAAGTAGAAACCAGCAATCCATTGATACTATCCATATTGCTTTCATGTATTTCAGCGCTTTTCGTATTCCTTAGTATGTCGTCGTGTCAGATAACGTCAAATAATTGCGTAGCCATGAGTGGCGTATCTTTGTTACCACGTGTGCTGGAGCGCATATTCCAAGCACTTGTTTTTCGTGATTCCACCGAACCGAATATAGACACGACACGAGCGCAAGCCACTAAAAATTTACGACGTCATGCCGCCTCGTTGATGGTAAAGCTGGGTCACAAGTATCCCCTGCTACTGTTACCGGTTTTCGATCAGATCGACTCACATGTGCGGGTACTGCTTGAAGATCCACGGCAAGCGATTAATAAAATGGAACGTACTACGCTACAGGAGGCGCTTTtgttgatatcaaaccactttTGCGATTACGAGAGACAGACTGTATTTGTGGCAAACATAATGAAGGACACATTACCACATTGGCCAACATTCGCAGAGGTTTTCAAATCGCCGTACACATTTATACAGTTCGTGGGACTGGATAAACCAGCGGTAACGCCAATTCAATCAGATCCCCTCAGTTTGAATCGCGGCCACATGCTGGACGCTCTAAACGTTGTATTGGCTGTTATTAAACGTTGCACTTGGCCTGACGATCCAGATCGTGCGTCTCGTGGTGGTTTCGTAGTTGGCTTCACAGAGCTGGGAAATCCTATTTGCCGCAATCCAGCCACACCGCACGTCATTCCGCTGCTCCCACACATACTTGCGTTAATGCGTGTGCTCAACGAGCTCTACCGTCCGCAAGCCATGGCTTTGCTTTCGGAGGATTTTCGCAATGTCTACACGATGTTGGAGCATGAGAAAAAGATGTTGTTGGGGGTGTGTACACCGCCCGCCGATCCGCTTGATCCAACCGTAAAAAAGATGACTAGTACCGTGGACCGTATACAGCAATTTATGGCATTGCTATATGAGAGTTGTTATCACATGATGGGTTCAGCGGGTCCCTCTCTCGGTCGTGATCTTTATCAACTACAAGGCATTGCTGACGCGTTAATTAACAGCGTGTTCGCATCGTTGGAAGATGTGCCTGACTATCGGCTGCGTCCCATTGTGCGCGTATTTTTTAAACCGTTTGTATATTCTTGCCCACCCGCCTTCTACGACTCGGTGCTAGTGCCAATATTTGCACATTTAGCGCCATTTATGTGCTATCACCTGATGCAGCGCTGGACATATATATCTTCGTTGTACGAATCGGGTCAATTGAATGAGGAGTCAAATGACACGCAAGAGGTGCTGGAAGATATGCTGAATCGTTCTTTGACACGTGAATATTTGGACGTACTGAAAATTGCGCTTGTTGGTGCTGGCACTGACGGTGTTCACGCAGCTGCACACATAACAGACGTTGCTATGGAGCCGGAGGAGCACTCTATGGATGGCACAACACAATCACGTGCAGCACAATCGGCATTGCTGTCCGATATTATCAGTGACTTGGGCGCTAAACTATTACGCAACGACGCTACGAGCAACTACATACTTATGACACTGATGGCCGCGTTATCTTGGCAAGACGGCGCTTGCAGTATGAAAGCAGTGAATGTGATAGCGCCAGTAATGCGCTTCTTGGCAACCAGCGAGATACAGTTAATGGACCAAAACAAAGCAACGACCGCATTCCAAGCCGTGCTACAGGGCCTACAAGTGCATGGCATGCATGATGCCAATCAAGCAGGACTTATAACGCTCGGTGTACAATTCTATGAGCTGCTGCGCCCCAAATTTCCCATACTCAGCGAGTTGTTACGTAATATACCAAACGTAAATGCGGCGGATATACAAAAATTCGATGAAAAAGTAAGCGTGGCACCTTTGAAAGGCAACAAAGTGGACAAAGCTAAAAAGGATCTGTTCAAAAAGATGACCGCGCGCCTGGTGGGACGTAGCGTAAATCAAATGTTCAGCCGGCAAATCGAAATTCTGAATCTGCCACCAATGCAGACGCGTGCGCCTAAACCCAACACAGACATTGTCGATATAACGCAAAACTCGGGCATAACACAGCTATTCCGCACAGAAAAGTGA
- the LOC105231978 gene encoding exportin-5 isoform X2 has protein sequence MTQRGNVAALGEELAQAVELIMRPDTAQQSRMEAYMACERFKEESPLCAQVGLYLASGQQFGQNVKHFGLQLMEYTIKFKWNSISHEEKLFIKENAMKLLHYGVGPAEDVSLAHLKDAVSRIIVEMIKREWPQQWTTLLSELSDACNKGEPQTELVLLVFLRLVEDVALLQTIESNQRRKDMYQALTNNMNDIFEFFQRLIELHVTKFREATAVGNFQKANAHGRVVEVVLLTLTGFVEWVSMNHITSNNCKLLQILCILLNDKAFQCNAAECLSQITNRKGQVKERKPLLMLFGEEPMRYIFTASQMLPDAANATALEQNHNFLKKLLNMLSGLGQQMVILWGKEDGNIQRPPNFEIFLECLLLLSSHHSLTVAHGATLIWNVLLKHDAISKDATVVPYIPKLIAVIGPRIIKTLYPSSRTLPTTVSTAAYICLEYDSEEEFAVFYYRCRTDFLEVFRQATLIQPIVTFTYCEQWLNARLSKAHTERNNVNCSVQDPVYMEWEALVCVIDGVLSRILLVSERPSVQSGLRLLEECLKVETSNPLILSILLSCISALFVFLSMSSCQITSNNCVAMSGVSLLPRVLERIFQALVFRDSTEPNIDTTRAQATKNLRRHAASLMVKLGHKYPLLLLPVFDQIDSHVRVLLEDPRQAINKMERTTLQEALLLISNHFCDYERQTVFVANIMKDTLPHWPTFAEVFKSPYTFIQFVGLDKPAVTPIQSDPLSLNRGHMLDALNVVLAVIKRCTWPDDPDRASRGGFVVGFTELGNPICRNPATPHVIPLLPHILALMRVLNELYRPQAMALLSEDFRNVYTMLEHEKKMLLGVCTPPADPLDPTVKKMTSTVDRIQQFMALLYESCYHMMGSAGPSLGRDLYQLQGIADALINSVFASLEDVPDYRLRPIVRVFFKPFVYSCPPAFYDSVLVPIFAHLAPFMCYHLMQRWTYISSLYESGQLNEESNDTQEVLEDMLNRSLTREYLDVLKIALVGAGTDGVHAAAHITDVAMEPEEHSMDGTTQSRAAQSALLSDIISDLGAKLLRNDATSNYILMTLMAALSWQDGACSMKAVNVIAPVMRFLATSEIQLMDQNKATTAFQAVLQGLQVHGMHDANQAGLITLGVQFYELLRPKFPILSELLRNIPNVNAADIQKFDEKVSVAPLKGNKVDKAKKDLFKKMTARLVGRSVNQMFSRQIEILNLPPMQTRAPKPNTDIVDITQNSGITQLFRTEK, from the coding sequence ATGACACAACGTGGAAATGTAGCTGCCCTTGGGGAAGAGCTTGCCCAGGCCGTGGAGTTAATAATGCGCCCAGATACAGCTCAGCAGTCACGTATGGAAGCATACATGGCTTGTGAAAGGTTTAAAGAGGAATCGCCTTTATGTGCTCAAGTTGGTCTTTATTTAGCCAGCGGACAACAATTTGGTCAAAATGTGAAACACTTTGGTCTACAATTAATGGAATACACTATTAAATTTAAGTGGAATAGCATTTCGCATGAAGAAAAACTCTTCATAAAGGAGAACGCTATGAAACTTTTACACTATGGCGTAGGCCCAGCGGAAGATGTGAGTTTAGCGCATTTGAAAGATGCGGTATCACGTATTATTGTGGAAATGATAAAACGTGAATGGCCACAGCAATGGACAACACTACTATCTGAATTATCCGACGCTTGCAATAAAGGTGAACCTCAAACTGAACTAGTGcttttggtttttcttcgtcTGGTAGAAGATGTTGCATTACTTCAGACAATTGAATCAAACCAACGGCGTAAGGATATGTATCAGGCGTTAACTAACAATATGAACGACATATTCGAATTTTTCCAACGACTTATAGAATTGCATGTTACGAAATTCCGCGAAGCTACTGCCGTAGGCAACTTTCAAAAAGCGAATGCTCATGGACGAGTTGTGGAAGTGGTATTACTCACACTAACTGGATTCGTGGAATGGGTTTCGATGAACCATATAACTTCAAATAATTGTAAACTACTGCAAATTCTTTGCATTTTGTTAAACGATAAAGCATTCCAATGTAACGCAGCCGAATGCCTCTCACAAATCACTAATCGCAAAGGTCAGGTGAAAGAACGAAAACCGCTGCTGATGTTGTTCGGCGAAGAACCAATGCGTTACATTTTTACGGCCAGTCAAATGCTTCCAGACGCTGCCAACGCTACCGCTTTGGAGCAAAAccacaactttttaaaaaaacttcTAAACATGCTAAGCGGTTTAGGCCAACAAATGGTTATTCTTTGGGGTAAGGAAGATGGCAACATACAGCGACCACcaaactttgaaatatttctcgAATGTTTACTATTACTTTCAAGCCATCATTCCCTTACCGTTGCGCATGGTGCCACACTTATTTGGAATGTGCTGTTAAAACACGATGCCATTTCCAAAGATGCTACCGTGGTTCCATACATTCCAAAATTGATAGCCGTTATTGGTCCGCGTATTATCAAAACTTTATACCCCAGCTCACGAACTCTACCCACTACAGTTTCGACAGCAGCATACATTTGCTTAGAATATGATAGCGAAGAAGAATTTGCCGTTTTCTACTACCGCTGCCGCACCGACTTTCTGGAGGTTTTTCGTCAAGCAACGCTTATTCAGCCTATCGTCACATTTACATATTGTGAGCAGTGGCTCAATGCACGTTTGTCCAAAGCACATACTGAACGAAACAACGTAAATTGTTCTGTTCAAGACCCTGTCTACATGGAATGGGAGGCGCTGGTATGTGTTATTGATGGTGTTCTTAGTCGTATTCTGCTGGTGTCGGAGCGGCCATCAGTACAATCGGGTTTGCGTTTACTGGAGGAATGTTTGAAAGTAGAAACCAGCAATCCATTGATACTATCCATATTGCTTTCATGTATTTCAGCGCTTTTCGTATTCCTTAGTATGTCGTCGTGTCAGATAACGTCAAATAATTGCGTAGCCATGAGTGGCGTATCTTTGTTACCACGTGTGCTGGAGCGCATATTCCAAGCACTTGTTTTTCGTGATTCCACCGAACCGAATATAGACACGACACGAGCGCAAGCCACTAAAAATTTACGACGTCATGCCGCCTCGTTGATGGTAAAGCTGGGTCACAAGTATCCCCTGCTACTGTTACCGGTTTTCGATCAGATCGACTCACATGTGCGGGTACTGCTTGAAGATCCACGGCAAGCGATTAATAAAATGGAACGTACTACGCTACAGGAGGCGCTTTtgttgatatcaaaccactttTGCGATTACGAGAGACAGACTGTATTTGTGGCAAACATAATGAAGGACACATTACCACATTGGCCAACATTCGCAGAGGTTTTCAAATCGCCGTACACATTTATACAGTTCGTGGGACTGGATAAACCAGCGGTAACGCCAATTCAATCAGATCCCCTCAGTTTGAATCGCGGCCACATGCTGGACGCTCTAAACGTTGTATTGGCTGTTATTAAACGTTGCACTTGGCCTGACGATCCAGATCGTGCGTCTCGTGGTGGTTTCGTAGTTGGCTTCACAGAGCTGGGAAATCCTATTTGCCGCAATCCAGCCACACCGCACGTCATTCCGCTGCTCCCACACATACTTGCGTTAATGCGTGTGCTCAACGAGCTCTACCGTCCGCAAGCCATGGCTTTGCTTTCGGAGGATTTTCGCAATGTCTACACGATGTTGGAGCATGAGAAAAAGATGTTGTTGGGGGTGTGTACACCGCCCGCCGATCCGCTTGATCCAACCGTAAAAAAGATGACTAGTACCGTGGACCGTATACAGCAATTTATGGCATTGCTATATGAGAGTTGTTATCACATGATGGGTTCAGCGGGTCCCTCTCTCGGTCGTGATCTTTATCAACTACAAGGCATTGCTGACGCGTTAATTAACAGCGTGTTCGCATCGTTGGAAGATGTGCCTGACTATCGGCTGCGTCCCATTGTGCGCGTATTTTTTAAACCGTTTGTATATTCTTGCCCACCCGCCTTCTACGACTCGGTGCTAGTGCCAATATTTGCACATTTAGCGCCATTTATGTGCTATCACCTGATGCAGCGCTGGACATATATATCTTCGTTGTACGAATCGGGTCAATTGAATGAGGAGTCAAATGACACGCAAGAGGTGCTGGAAGATATGCTGAATCGTTCTTTGACACGTGAATATTTGGACGTACTGAAAATTGCGCTTGTTGGTGCTGGCACTGACGGTGTTCACGCAGCTGCACACATAACAGACGTTGCTATGGAGCCGGAGGAGCACTCTATGGATGGCACAACACAATCACGTGCAGCACAATCGGCATTGCTGTCCGATATTATCAGTGACTTGGGCGCTAAACTATTACGCAACGACGCTACGAGCAACTACATACTTATGACACTGATGGCCGCGTTATCTTGGCAAGACGGCGCTTGCAGTATGAAAGCAGTGAATGTGATAGCGCCAGTAATGCGCTTCTTGGCAACCAGCGAGATACAGTTAATGGACCAAAACAAAGCAACGACCGCATTCCAAGCCGTGCTACAGGGCCTACAAGTGCATGGCATGCATGATGCCAATCAAGCAGGACTTATAACGCTCGGTGTACAATTCTATGAGCTGCTGCGCCCCAAATTTCCCATACTCAGCGAGTTGTTACGTAATATACCAAACGTAAATGCGGCGGATATACAAAAATTCGATGAAAAAGTAAGCGTGGCACCTTTGAAAGGCAACAAAGTGGACAAAGCTAAAAAGGATCTGTTCAAAAAGATGACCGCGCGCCTGGTGGGACGTAGCGTAAATCAAATGTTCAGCCGGCAAATCGAAATTCTGAATCTGCCACCAATGCAGACGCGTGCGCCTAAACCCAACACAGACATTGTCGATATAACGCAAAACTCGGGCATAACACAGCTATTCCGCACAGAAAAGTGA
- the LOC105231981 gene encoding uncharacterized protein LOC105231981 has product MLKHTSNAGGVSGGPANGQLRNNPNNGNSATASNRNIHLRPQQPLNISTLSATQNALQTSANTPATANGGQRVPTLLNIASTPISAGTTNTLTPLTPSAGNTTTATTTTPVTPLTPNGIGNNLHTYTNQHILASNNNNNAHNTTAGTINSNTNHNNNNNSNAHYNNHNYSNCHNLTTGVLINQSKHGPGPREALTSLGLLCLVSLLLALLSLIFLLKISPNAREDALTRSSAEDFVIVYDVTLALCALSLSLNLCCLLVCAIQFLFAVKLVRSPMFDGRDNKYLEKSSASRTCAVGGFFISIPIFLTGIILYTFNHFHSTPAIITSVLIGIGIVFCGGAMVHNVFIWQKEKTISYRSPPLNMSMVSHIGPITPPAQFLSPHQTHHFMSYAPHMHATHPHTHAQPQSQTQTQLGVQLHPTSVTPVSPNHSHGSFNALLSAGALNSSFLIRPSTATPPTPKPLPPQLSNGGGCLTLSAREASGSVSPGIPGTLDMSNITSPSLHELSTLV; this is encoded by the exons ATGTTAAAACACACCTCAAATGCCGGCGGAGTGAGCGGCGGACCAGCGAATGGTCAGTTGCGTAATAATCCCAACAATGGCAACTCTGCAACGGCCTCTAACCGCAATATACACCTGCGACCGCAACAACCGCTCAATATCTCCACATTAAGTGCCACACAGAACGCCCTACAAACCTCGGCCAACACCCCGGCGACGGCGAACGGAGGTCAACGCGTACCCACATTATTAAATATCGCCTCAACACCTATATCGGCGGGCACGACAAATACATTAACGCCGTTAACACCTAGCGCTGGTAATACGACgacggcaacaacaacgacgcCAGTTACACCGCTGACACCGAATGGAATTGGCAATAAtttgcacacatatacaaatcaGCATATTCTAGcttccaacaacaataacaatgcacACAACACAACTGCTGGCACAATAAACAGCAATACAAatcataataacaacaacaatagtaacgCACATTATAATAATCATAATTATAGTAATTGCCACAATCTGACAACGGGTGTGTTAATAAATCAATCGAAACATGGACCTGGACCGAGAGAAGCGCTAACGAGTCTAGGACTATTATGTTTAG TTTCCCTGCTATTAGCGCTATTGTCGTTAATTTTTCTGCTGAAAATTTCACCTAATGCCCGCGAAGATGCTTTGACGCGAAGCTCTGCTGAGGATTTTGTAATTGTCTACGATGTTACATTAGCGCTCTGTGCACTTTCGCTGTCACTAAATCTATGTTGTTTGCTGGTGTGTGCAATACAATTTCTATTCGCTGTGAAATTGGTGCGATCACCAATGTTTGATGGCAG agataacaaatatttggaaaaatcaaGTGCGAGTCGTACCTGTGCTGTCGGTGGTTTCTTTATATCCATACCAATTTTCCTCACAG GCATTATTCTGTACACATTCAACCATTTCCATTCAACTCCTGCCATTATCACAAGCGTGCTTATCGGCATTGGCATCGTATTTTGCGGCGGCGCAATGGTccataatgtttttatttggcaGAAGGAAAAAACCATTAGCTATCGGAGTCCACCATTGAATATGTCTATGGTATCACACATTGGGCCCATAACACCGCCTGCGCAATTTTTAAGTCCGCATCAAACGCATCACTTTATGAGTTATGCGCCGCACATGCAtgccacacacccacacacacatgcacaaccGCAATCGCAAACACAAACACAGTTAGGCGTGCAACTACATCCGACTTCCGTGACACCGGTCTCACCAAATCATTCACACGGCAGCTTCAACGCGTTACTCTCAGCGGGTGCACTAAATTCGTCGTTTCTAATCCGCCCATCAACAGCAACACCGCCCACACCCAAGCCGTTGCCACCACAATTATCAAACGGTGGCGGTTGTTTGACGTTAAGCGCGCGTGAGGCTAGCGGCTCAGTTAGCCCCGGTATACCCGGCACGCTAGATATGAGCAATATAACCAGTCCTTCGCTGCATGAACTATCAACGTTGGTGTAG